A region of Selenomonadales bacterium 4137-cl DNA encodes the following proteins:
- a CDS encoding DUF1667 domain-containing protein, with protein MNKQEEKRRISCIVCPLSCVGEVSIADGKITGMAGFSCPRGQDYAREEVTAPKRTLTSTVRISGGRLPLLPVVSRQPLPKDKIMACAGCLSTVAVSAPVREGDVIVADILGLGVDVVASRDMTAREEPPGGMMG; from the coding sequence GTGAATAAACAGGAAGAAAAGCGGCGGATAAGCTGCATCGTCTGCCCGCTTAGCTGCGTAGGCGAGGTAAGCATTGCCGACGGAAAGATAACCGGGATGGCGGGTTTTTCATGCCCCCGCGGGCAGGACTACGCTCGCGAGGAAGTGACGGCGCCGAAAAGGACGTTGACAAGCACCGTCAGGATAAGCGGCGGACGGCTGCCGCTATTGCCCGTAGTTTCCCGCCAGCCGTTGCCCAAGGACAAAATAATGGCCTGCGCCGGCTGCCTGTCGACCGTTGCCGTATCAGCGCCGGTCAGGGAGGGGGATGTCATCGTCGCCGACATTCTCGGACTGGGCGTAGATGTGGTGGCCAGCCGCGACATGACCGCGCGGGAGGAACCTCCCGGAGGCATGATGGGCTGA
- a CDS encoding acyltransferase family protein, protein MWNDIRKSGFFDLFILATDVFIMPVMFLIAGYFALPALLTKGTGGFWRDKLWRIVLPWVFGVLVIAPAVAYSAVFSRTSAPPGYVSFWINDFFGRYYQQAHYWFLGILALFFALLIVAYRLTPAYFARRPAVNNPPVRFFPLFALLSAAPFFFANLFFWSDAWVNCKYLFMIQPVRIGLYFCYFGLGVYAWKNAWFDGDGYRPSLLYWGPAAALMLVVFLAYRVAFTLTADIPVMFKAGHALVYANFCLSAAMALIALFARAAGSDASLWRGLAANSYAIYYVHQCIVIPLAYMVRKLPVNIWLKYFSVAACAVVLCYFVAKYCINPFFITGKRTAGL, encoded by the coding sequence ATGTGGAACGATATTCGCAAGAGCGGGTTTTTCGACTTGTTCATTCTCGCGACCGACGTGTTCATCATGCCGGTCATGTTTCTGATCGCCGGCTATTTCGCGCTTCCGGCCCTGCTCACGAAGGGAACGGGGGGATTCTGGCGGGATAAACTGTGGCGCATCGTTCTGCCCTGGGTGTTCGGCGTGCTGGTAATCGCCCCCGCGGTCGCCTACAGCGCCGTCTTCAGTCGCACTAGTGCGCCGCCCGGCTATGTCTCGTTCTGGATCAACGACTTTTTCGGAAGGTATTATCAGCAGGCTCATTACTGGTTTCTGGGAATACTGGCGCTGTTTTTCGCGCTGTTGATTGTCGCGTACAGGCTTACGCCCGCATACTTCGCGCGGCGGCCAGCGGTTAATAACCCCCCGGTCCGCTTTTTTCCGCTTTTTGCCTTGCTGTCGGCGGCGCCCTTCTTTTTCGCCAACCTGTTCTTTTGGTCTGACGCCTGGGTGAACTGCAAATACCTGTTCATGATTCAGCCGGTGAGGATTGGCCTGTATTTCTGCTACTTCGGCCTTGGGGTATATGCGTGGAAAAACGCCTGGTTCGACGGCGACGGCTACAGGCCGAGCCTGCTTTACTGGGGACCCGCGGCCGCCTTGATGCTGGTCGTGTTTCTGGCTTACCGCGTGGCCTTTACCCTGACGGCCGACATCCCCGTGATGTTCAAAGCCGGTCATGCGCTCGTCTACGCCAACTTCTGCCTTTCCGCCGCGATGGCCCTGATCGCCTTGTTCGCCAGGGCCGCCGGCAGCGACGCCAGCCTGTGGCGTGGGCTGGCCGCCAATTCGTATGCAATTTACTATGTCCATCAGTGCATAGTAATCCCTTTGGCCTATATGGTGCGGAAACTGCCGGTGAATATCTGGCTCAAATATTTTTCCGTAGCCGCTTGTGCGGTTGTCTTATGTTATTTCGTCGCCAAATATTGTATTAACCCCTTTTTCATCACTGGAAAAAGAACCGCCGGACTATAA
- a CDS encoding DUF1450 domain-containing protein: MNTLKFCETNLNIHESMAKVADKAKTEFTNVDISTEPCLGHCGQCAEMPIALANDQLVSGDTTHVLFERAKNIIGEREVAAPNVRK, from the coding sequence ATGAACACACTTAAATTCTGCGAAACCAATCTCAACATTCACGAAAGCATGGCGAAGGTGGCCGATAAGGCCAAAACCGAGTTTACCAATGTCGATATATCCACCGAGCCTTGTCTCGGCCATTGCGGCCAGTGCGCCGAAATGCCGATCGCTCTTGCCAACGACCAGCTCGTCAGCGGCGACACCACCCATGTGCTGTTTGAGCGTGCCAAAAACATCATCGGCGAGCGGGAGGTAGCCGCCCCGAACGTCAGAAAGTAG
- a CDS encoding magnesium transporter CorA family protein, whose amino-acid sequence MLRIYKTNCEALRELSLASLEKGAWLSLTAPDADELTAVADLTGVPLDALKAALDEEERSRVEIEDNYILVITNVPTLRDSYSYDTLPLGIVLTKDHFITVCLESHQVLEEFAAEGPRSFSTYKKTRFLFQILYKSALLYLKYLKQINRRTDEIERDLRQSVKNQEIFQLLELQKGLTYFTASLRSNGIVLERLLRLRSNKELQHLIALYEEDEDLLEDVIIENKQAIEMVEMYSHVLSGMMGAFTSIISNNLNLVLKFLAAVTILLAIPTMVASFWGMNVDGLPFSGENGFLAVVLIAVAAAVISAYGLWRRGLL is encoded by the coding sequence ATGCTGCGCATTTACAAGACCAACTGCGAGGCGCTCCGCGAACTTTCCCTGGCATCACTGGAAAAAGGAGCCTGGTTGAGCCTCACCGCTCCCGATGCCGATGAACTGACCGCTGTGGCCGATCTTACCGGCGTCCCCCTCGACGCCCTCAAGGCAGCTCTCGACGAGGAAGAGCGCTCCCGCGTGGAGATCGAGGACAACTATATCCTCGTCATCACCAACGTCCCTACCTTGCGGGACAGCTACAGCTACGACACTCTGCCGCTCGGCATCGTGCTGACCAAGGACCATTTTATCACTGTCTGCCTGGAAAGTCACCAGGTGCTGGAGGAATTCGCCGCCGAGGGGCCGCGGTCTTTCTCCACTTACAAGAAAACGCGCTTCCTTTTCCAGATTCTTTATAAATCGGCGCTGCTGTATCTTAAGTATCTCAAACAGATCAACCGCCGCACCGACGAGATCGAGCGCGATCTCCGCCAATCGGTGAAAAACCAGGAGATATTCCAGCTCCTTGAGCTGCAGAAGGGCCTGACCTACTTTACCGCCTCGTTACGCTCCAACGGCATCGTGCTCGAACGGTTGCTCCGCCTGCGCTCCAACAAAGAACTCCAGCATCTGATTGCCCTGTACGAAGAGGATGAGGATCTGCTGGAAGATGTGATTATCGAGAACAAGCAGGCCATCGAGATGGTTGAGATGTACAGCCATGTCCTCAGCGGCATGATGGGGGCCTTCACGTCCATCATTTCCAACAATCTCAACCTGGTCCTTAAATTCCTTGCCGCCGTTACCATCCTGCTGGCGATTCCGACGATGGTCGCCAGCTTCTGGGGGATGAACGTCGATGGCCTTCCCTTCAGCGGTGAGAACGGCTTCCTGGCCGTCGTCCTCATCGCCGTGGCCGCCGCCGTTATCAGCGCCTACGGACTGTGGCGACGCGGCCTGCTGTGA
- a CDS encoding FMN-binding glutamate synthase family protein codes for MLMSMLMMKMLDPMFDEATVKMLTEDYKDNPFLLATVAEKLTPRGIIEAGIRAELGTTISRPLGSPVVLSPWNKLLLNPCQLFKLPTTNTLEITTGTVIGPRAAKPLRLDIPILITGMSYGGSLSLQMKMALAKGASLAGTATNTGESAVTDEERDSAKYLIGQYNRGGWLSGPEQLGRLDAIEIQLGQGAWGGAVEEPIRHDGIGEHLRRAWRLEKGQDTAVNARMPGKESTRDIIKMVNTMKEQYDVPVGVKIAGSDYIEYELAVIAQTRADYIVIDGAEGGTSAAPPTLEDDMGLPTFHSLVRTVDWLVENGLRDQFTLIIAGGLVTPGHFLKALALGADAVYIGTIALMAALQSQVVKVLPQAPPAQLALYDGKMNDKVDIEKAARHLANFLDSCTAEMKLAVQAAGKNAFSELDRGDLVTVDRELAEFAGIRYAGSHRRPGEQNDYRGWEERDRAGEQPWQQ; via the coding sequence ATGCTGATGAGCATGCTGATGATGAAGATGCTGGACCCGATGTTTGACGAGGCGACGGTGAAGATGCTGACAGAAGACTACAAGGACAACCCCTTCCTGCTGGCGACAGTGGCCGAGAAACTCACCCCGCGGGGGATAATCGAGGCCGGCATCCGCGCTGAGCTGGGCACGACGATCAGCAGGCCGCTCGGCAGCCCGGTTGTGTTGTCGCCATGGAACAAGCTTCTGCTGAATCCCTGTCAGCTTTTCAAGCTGCCCACGACAAACACGCTCGAAATAACCACCGGAACGGTGATCGGACCGCGGGCCGCCAAGCCGCTGCGGCTCGACATCCCCATCCTCATCACCGGCATGTCGTACGGCGGTTCCCTCAGCCTGCAGATGAAAATGGCCCTGGCCAAGGGAGCGTCGCTCGCCGGGACGGCCACGAACACGGGCGAGTCGGCGGTGACCGACGAGGAGCGGGACAGCGCCAAATACCTTATCGGCCAGTACAACCGCGGCGGGTGGCTGAGCGGCCCCGAGCAGCTTGGCCGTCTCGACGCCATCGAGATCCAGCTCGGCCAGGGGGCCTGGGGCGGAGCGGTGGAGGAACCCATCCGCCACGACGGAATCGGCGAGCACCTAAGACGCGCCTGGCGGCTTGAAAAAGGCCAGGATACGGCCGTAAACGCACGCATGCCAGGCAAGGAGAGCACGCGGGACATCATCAAGATGGTCAACACGATGAAAGAACAGTACGATGTACCGGTGGGGGTGAAAATCGCCGGCAGCGATTATATCGAATACGAACTGGCGGTCATCGCCCAGACCCGGGCCGACTACATCGTCATCGACGGCGCGGAGGGCGGCACGTCGGCGGCCCCGCCCACGCTGGAGGACGACATGGGCCTGCCCACCTTCCACTCCTTGGTGCGGACGGTCGACTGGCTGGTCGAGAACGGGCTGCGCGATCAGTTCACCCTCATCATCGCCGGCGGCCTGGTCACGCCGGGCCATTTCCTCAAGGCGCTGGCCCTGGGCGCCGACGCCGTCTACATCGGTACCATCGCGCTGATGGCCGCTCTGCAGAGCCAGGTGGTCAAGGTGTTGCCGCAGGCGCCGCCGGCGCAGCTCGCCCTCTATGACGGCAAGATGAACGACAAGGTCGACATCGAAAAAGCGGCGCGGCATCTGGCCAATTTCCTCGATTCCTGCACCGCCGAGATGAAGCTGGCCGTGCAGGCGGCCGGCAAAAACGCCTTCAGCGAACTGGACCGAGGCGACCTTGTGACCGTCGATAGGGAGCTGGCCGAATTCGCCGGTATCCGCTACGCCGGCAGCCACCGCCGCCCAGGTGAGCAGAATGACTACCGGGGATGGGAAGAGCGCGACCGGGCCGGCGAGCAGCCCTGGCAGCAATAA